Within Streptomyces albofaciens JCM 4342, the genomic segment TGGTCGCTGCAGAGCGACGACCGGGTCACCGTCAAGGACCGTACGAACGTCCGCGAACTGACGCTGGAGCAGATCGACGGCGTGCCCGTCGACCTCGTCGTCGGCGACCTGTCCTTCATCCCGCTCGGCCTGGTGCTGCCCGCGCTCGTGCGCTGCGCGGCGCCCGACGCCGACCTGGTGCTGATGGTCAAGCCGCAGTTCGAGGTCGGCAAGGAGCGCCTGGGCAGCGGCGGCGTGGTGCGCAGCGCCGAACTGCGGGCCGAGGCGGTGCGCGGCGTCGCGGAGCGGGCCGCCGAGCTGGGCCTGGGCGTGGCCGGTGTGACCGCGAGCCCGTTGCCCGGCCCCTCCGGCAATGTCGAGTACTTTCTGTGGCTGCGTGCCGGGGCGGCTGCACTGGACCCGGCGGATGTCGACCGAGCAGTGGCGGAGGGGCCCCGTTGACCAGTTCTGAAACATCCGGAGCGGCCGGGACGGCCGGGACGGCCGACGCGCGTACCGCGGCGTCGGCGCACGGTACCGGCCAGGCCGCGGCGACCGGACGGCGCACCGTCTTCCTGCTCGCGCACACCGGCCGCCCCGCGGCCGTGCGCAGCGCCGAACTCGTCGTCCAGGGGCTGCTGCGCAGCGGCATCGGCGTACGGGTGCTGGCCGAGGAGGCCGCGGACCTGCCGCTGCCGGCGTCCGTGGAACGCGTCGAGTCCGAACAGTGCGCGGCCGAGGGCTGCGAACTGATCGTCGTCCTCGGCGGCGACGGGACGCTGCTGCGCGGCGCGGACTTCGCCCGTACGTCCGGGGTGCCGATGCTCGGCGTCAACCTCGGCCGGGTCGGCTTCCTCGCCGAGGCCGAGCGCGACGACCTGGACAAGGTCGTCGACCGGGTCGTCACCCGCTCCTACGAGGTCGAGGAGCGGATGACCCTCGACGTGCTCGTCCGCAACAACGGCAGCATCGCGCACACCGACTGGGCGCTGAACGAGGCGTCGGTGGAGAAGGCGGCGCGCGAACGGATGCTGGAGGTCGTCACGGAGGTCGACGGGCGGCCCGTCTCGCGCTTCGGCGGCGACGGCGTGGTGTGCGCGACCCCGACCGGCTCCACCGCCTACGCCTTCTCGGCGGGCGGCCCGGTGGTCTGGCCCGAGGTCGAGGCGCTGCTGATGGTGCCGATCAGCGCCCACGCGCTGTTCGCCAAGCCGCTGGTCACCTCGCCGGACTCGGTGCTGGCGGTGGAGGTGCAGCCCAAGACGCCGCACGGCGTGCTGTGGTGCGACGGCCGCCGGAGCGTCGAACTGCCCGCGGGCGCCCGCGTCGAGGTCCGCCGCGGCGCGGTCCCCGTACGCCTCGCCCGCCTGCACCACGCCTCCTTCACGGACCGCCTGGTCGCCAAGTTCGCCCTGCCGGTGGCGGGGTGGCGGGGGGCGCCGCAGTAGGGGGCCCGTGGGCTTCGTACGGGGCGGGACCCGGGCTTCACAGCGGTTTCGTACGGGGTGAGGTCCTGGGCATGGGGCCCAGGACCACGGCCGCGGCCGTGAGCGTCGCCAGCAGGCCGTGGACCAGCGCGGGCGCGGGCTGTTCCGGATAGCCGGGTAACAGTGGCTGGGCGAGGTTGACCGTGGTGTGCACGACGACCGCGACGAGCACGCTGCCGCCGGTGCCGGCGACCAGCCGGACCATCGGGAACCGCACCGCGACCGACCCGAGCACCTGGTCGGCGATCCAGAGGGCCGAGCGACCCGCCTGGACGTACGCGACCAGGTGCCGGGCCGCCCATATCAGCCCGATCACCAGCCCGGCGCCGAGCGCCCCGAAGCGCTCCCGCACGGGCCGCAGCGGATATCCCGTCCAGCCCGCCTCCTCGGCCAGTGCGGCAAGGAAGTACGGGGCGAGCAGCAGCGGCACGGACGCGAGCGGCGAACGGGACCCGCCGGGCGGCCTCCCGGCCAGCGCCATCAGCCCGTACGTCATGAGCATCAGGACCGGGACCAGGAGGACGGCGGTGACCCACCAGGCCCGACGCCTGGTGCTGCCCCCGGAGACGGCCCGCTTCATCAGCCGCCGCACCCCCTCCCCGTCCTCCTCCCGGAAGACGAGGATCGCGGCCACCGTGACCGGCGGGACGAACTGGAACGCGCTCACCGGCATGCCCGTCGGCAGCGAGCCGGTCCCGTCGAAGACGGCGCCTACGAGCCAGAACGGGACGGAGAGGACGGCCAGCAGCGCGACGAACGCCAGCGGTGATCTGCCGGTCGCCGGGGTGCGGGTCATGGCTTTCGCGGGAGGCATGGCTTCTCCGGCGGGCCGGCGGACAGCCGGTCTGCGGGTGGCGAGGCGGGCGCCGCGCGGGCGGCGGTGAGGGTGGTCACGGTCGTCGGAACGGTGGGGCGGTAACGGCGGTGAGGGCGGCCAGGGTGGCCCCGGTGGTCGGGGCGGGCGGGGCGGCGAGTGGCCGCCGCCGGTTCGGGCCGGTGTGGGCGCTTGGTCATGATGTCGTCCCCCGATGGTGCTGCGTGGCGTTCGTCGGTGAGGCGCCCGGCTGTTCACGCCGCCGCGAGCGTCTCCGTCGCGCGGCGGCGCAGGGTCGCGTGGACCGGGAGGCCGGTGGCGAGCAGGGCCAGCAGGAGCACGCCGCCGGATATGCCGAGGGCCGCCGTCCAGGGGAGGTACGGCAGCGCGCTTCCGTACGCGGACCGCAGGAGCGGGGCGAGGGTGCAGAGCGCGATGGCGGTGCCCAGGAG encodes:
- a CDS encoding type II CAAX endopeptidase family protein, whose amino-acid sequence is MPPAKAMTRTPATGRSPLAFVALLAVLSVPFWLVGAVFDGTGSLPTGMPVSAFQFVPPVTVAAILVFREEDGEGVRRLMKRAVSGGSTRRRAWWVTAVLLVPVLMLMTYGLMALAGRPPGGSRSPLASVPLLLAPYFLAALAEEAGWTGYPLRPVRERFGALGAGLVIGLIWAARHLVAYVQAGRSALWIADQVLGSVAVRFPMVRLVAGTGGSVLVAVVVHTTVNLAQPLLPGYPEQPAPALVHGLLATLTAAAVVLGPMPRTSPRTKPL
- a CDS encoding TlyA family RNA methyltransferase codes for the protein MAGVARRRLDAELVRRKLARSREHASQLIAAGRVTVAGATATKSATQVETSAALVVRADDSDPDYVSRGGHKLAGALAAFTPLGLKVTGRRALDAGASTGGFTDVLLRAGAGHVVAVDVGYGQLAWSLQSDDRVTVKDRTNVRELTLEQIDGVPVDLVVGDLSFIPLGLVLPALVRCAAPDADLVLMVKPQFEVGKERLGSGGVVRSAELRAEAVRGVAERAAELGLGVAGVTASPLPGPSGNVEYFLWLRAGAAALDPADVDRAVAEGPR
- a CDS encoding NAD kinase; translation: MTSSETSGAAGTAGTADARTAASAHGTGQAAATGRRTVFLLAHTGRPAAVRSAELVVQGLLRSGIGVRVLAEEAADLPLPASVERVESEQCAAEGCELIVVLGGDGTLLRGADFARTSGVPMLGVNLGRVGFLAEAERDDLDKVVDRVVTRSYEVEERMTLDVLVRNNGSIAHTDWALNEASVEKAARERMLEVVTEVDGRPVSRFGGDGVVCATPTGSTAYAFSAGGPVVWPEVEALLMVPISAHALFAKPLVTSPDSVLAVEVQPKTPHGVLWCDGRRSVELPAGARVEVRRGAVPVRLARLHHASFTDRLVAKFALPVAGWRGAPQ